GATGCTTGAATGttcaatgtctttcataatacTAACTTTGAGGGTGATGGGGGTTGAACTTTCTCCTTTTGAAAAGGGGACCTGTAAATGAATATTGTGTTCAAGTTATTTCAGTAAGGGATTAACTGATGATCATGTTGAGTATATTAAATGAAGACcaagtttttttcttttctttttattgttATGTAGGAGTTCTCAAAGGTAGAGACCTCAGTAAGTCTAGCCAAATGTTAATCTCTAGGGTTGGATTTCAACTGTTAAATCACACCTAAGAAAAGATGAGTTATTCTGAACTTGTCTGCTTATACATGTGTGTAATGATATTTTGTGTTTGACATTCCATTCCATTAAGCTACTGTGTTGAGATGTTCGGCTAGAAAATAGGATGCCTTGTTAGTGTAACATGTTCAAACCCTTTGAGCTGCCTTTCTTTAGGTTGAGACGTGATTTGGGATTTAAGAATGAAAATTTGTTCTCTCTTTAACTAATTGCTGCCTGTGTCCTTTTTTTAGTTATGGAATGGACACTTAAGTACTTCTTTGTTGTAAAATCACAAGTTTGTGTTTGAGATCAAGTTTAAGACTTTCTTCAATTGATTAGCTAATTTTTTATTAAGTGCTTCCTCAGGAAGTATTGAAAATTTTCTCAAAACTTTAATTCAAATGACCTCAAATGGTTTGTCTTTGATCATGAAAATCCAGAACATGTTAAATTTTTCCTTTCCCTCCACTGATTTTAAATGGGAAGGCAATCATGTTTTCTTtagtatcacaacatatcatTTTGTGTAAAGAGGTGGATACCATTTGCTTGTAAGTATGAAAATTGATCCCATTAAGTTAACATATTCCAACATCCCTAGCACACCTTGCGTGGTATTAATAAATTTGTTTTACTCATCTATGTTTGACTTGTGAAGATTACTCTTTTAGTGTCCTGATTAAATAAATTTAGCTCTCAAAACAAGTTTTAGCTTCATTATTTTAGCTGACTATGTGACCAGAACTCTATTCTAGTTGTGGTGTTCACTCAGCCTCAAGTTTGCTTTTGTTACCActttaagcacttttttttttctccctgaAAGCATACTGAGCTAGGGTTATTGATTTTACTTGCTGGAAACTACCCCAAATGATTGATTACCCCAAATATGCTCTTAAATGAAGTTCTCTTCATATCCTACTTCAGCCAGTCACAATTTTGTAGAtgaatttttttcaatttttgaaatTAACGTCCTGAAAATTTGATGGAAAAAGGTTAGTCAAAGGTTAATGGTGCAAGGATACTCAGGACATGCAAGCTACAAGGGAGGCTTGGATGTTGCTCGCAAAGTTCTAAAGTCTGAAAGTATTCGTTTACTATACAGAGGATTCAGTCTATCTGTTCTAACATACTCTCCGTCCAGTGCTGTATGGTGGGCAAGTTATGGTTCGAGCCAGCGCTTCATATGGAGCAGGCTTTTGGATAATGGAACTGAGCATGGTGGGCCTTCACCCAGTCAGAGGAAAATAGTGGCAGTTCAAGCTGCTGGTGGGATCATTGCAGGTGCTACTGCATCTTGCATAACAACTCCATTGGACACCATTAAAACTCGATTGCAGGTATTAACTTTGGTTTCTGTTAGGAACTCTGCAGCTAGTATTTTCTTCGAAATGGCTATTGCTTTTtctgcatttttcaaaattttccatACTGTTTACCCTTGATCGATTTATGATGCTTCTCCTTTTACTTCTATGCTTTACTTTGGTGGCTGCTCCCCTTCATTCATGTTCAATGAAGGATTGTGTTCACAACTATACTATGAACTTTGGTGGCTGCTCTCCTTTAGATGTCCTTTTTTGTTTCCTGCGTGCAGATTGGTTCTATAGAGCACCCAATTGGGCATTAATATCTGCTTTCTTCATCTGCATAGAAATTGTAGAGATTCTCTTCTCCCATTTTGGTCTCTCGTTTGGTGGTCAGATACATAACTGAGAGTGTTGCTAAGCAACTCCTGTTAAAACTCTAGCCACACTAGTATGTTGTCTTGCATGTCCTGTAATTAGTCTCAGCTTTGAGTCTTGTTATTTAAGGACCTTCTGTTCATGCATTACAGGTGATGAGACACGACAAGAGACCTACTGCACGTCAAGTAGTTAAGCAGTTAATTGTTGAGGATGGTTGGACAGGATTTTATAGGGGACTAGGTCCAAGATTTGTCAGCGTGGTGACCTCCATGATACTTGCGTATGAACCTCCAGATGACTCTTCATGCAGTAGGGTTTTTATATTACTGCCATACAGTTTTGGAGCTGGAGATATCTAGACCGTGGTAGATCTGCTGCTTAGCTGTCTGTATACAAAAGACATAAGTTGACTTGGAATCCGAATACCTGGCAAACAACAATTAATTTCTTAGGAATTCACTCACAATACTTTTCAATGATTTTTGCCGCATAAATGTAATATTCATTGGTTGTAGTGAGTCACTACAAGGAGGACTGAAGGATATATTCTTAAATATTTTTTGCCAAATAAATGTAATATTCATCCATATTGGAATGGCTGAATCCTTGatcaacttcattttttttttttttaagcctttATGTTCGCTGATTTCATTTCTTTCCAAAATTTAGATCCTTTCTTTTTATACTTGTCTAGGCATCCAGAATTGCCCTTCCCATTGTACTTGTTCCTGCATGTTAGTCCATGTAATAGATATTTTTCATTTGTAATTTACGTACTTTTGTTAGTAATTCAATCCTTTCGCAGATTGATTGCTTATGTCGTGTCATTTATTCCATGAAAGAGGGGCATTAATTGGTCACGGAGGGTTCCATGAGCCATAAAAATGAAAACTGTCATTACTATGGTTGCACTAACCATCTTCACCGACTGATGATAAAAGCTTTGCAAGTTGAACACTCTTAATTGTCAATATGGATCTGCTCGAAAAGGACACCCACTTGGCATTGCAGATATGGTTACCAGTGGAACAAGGTAAAACAGTTTGGGCATGATGATTCTAGGGTGTGCTTCAATGGGTTTTACATGTTCCACTTCTGCTTTTCTCAGATCATTTCTTGATGCAGTATATTATCATTAGGTGGTTTAAGGACATACTGACCTTGATAGCTAATCTCTAGTTCATTCATTATACTCTTTCCTCTCAGAACTGCATTAAGTTACTGCTGTGTTCTTATATCTCCGGCACACTTAGTTTATCTTGCAATCAGAATACTGAACAGAGAAGATTAAAATCAATGTAGAGGCTGCATCACACAAATACTGGTGCTGCAAACACTCAGCAAGCCAATTCATCAGCCTTAATGTAAATTCACACGCCATTGAGTTCCAAAATGAAAGACCAACTACTATTGAGTAAAATGACTAGCAATACACCAATGCTCGTACATAACAATATCATGAGGCAAGCTGTCTTTTAAGCTGAATCCCATATTCAGATAAAATTCTACAAGACTACCCCGATAAAGAAATGAACTGAAGGCCGAAGGATCTACGCTGCAAAACTTATAATAACTACTCACCTCATACTATAGCCCATTTTACATTGAAATAGGCTTAAGAATCTATTATAGCCTATATTACACTCTCAAAACTCATCACTAGCTACGAAAATCTGAAAGCCAAAAGGAATGCAGTAGTGTGTTGGTTTCAACCTTAGTCCTATACTGTAAAAGGACGGTCAACCAAACAGCCTGTATCCGTGGTGGCCAACAAATTTACTTTTTTTTCCAAAGCTGCCAACACAAACGTGTGAGTATCAATCAAATTAGTGACCATGAAGGGAAACCTATGAATGGCCATTTGGGATTTATTCTCCAAAATGCACATCTCAAATAACTTTGACCTGATCTTCATCATCATCGTCTTCATCATCAAGGTTTGCCTCAGCATATTCCTCAAGTGATGATGCTGTGAACAGTTCACCGACCTTCATGTCATTTTGAGTTTGGTTTTTCTCCCAACTCTGAGACTTCCCTTTGTTCATCTGTTGCATACACAATAGACTCGCACTAAGAATCTCAGAAACATTATGAAAGCAACATAATCAGACAACGGACACCAATGTGCTGAAACTCTAGTAAACGAAGATACTTTTATACTGCTTGGTTCAATAGAATAGACAAATGGTAAAAGGGGAAGTAAAGTACATTTACAACCTTGTCATAAGGAAGATGGAAAGTAAAAAAAAGGAGGAGAATGACATGTTAAGCTTATACTATAAAATGGTATGATCAGATAGTAAATAAACAAAAATGACCATAACTGTCATCTACATCATTTGTTTTTGCAGGAACAAGGTGACCTGCAATAGTACAATTTACATGGTAAAAACTGATTTTCATCTAACGTGAATACATATTTGAGAGAAGTAGAGCACTTTGGGGGATTATAAATTTATAACATTCACAATTATGCTAAGCATTATTTGATCGATGATGTTCATATGGGTAAGAAGGCAAATAGTACAACTGTTTACAGGGAATGATCTGTAGCAGTCAATACTATTTACCAAATTGTCGCCAATGTCACGCCAGAAGAGGCAGGCGGTAAGTGGTCTGTCAGGTACCCACCTGAAAGATTGGCGATTGTGCCAATGACAACACATAGATCTAACCAGTGTTATTTGCTCCTACAGATGAGACAAATCCAGTCAAGGTGCAATCCAAGGGAGGGACAACACTGAAGACAAATAACGTAAGAAAGAGGAGCAAGAGAGCCACAAGGCTTAATGTGGTGTGGAAA
Above is a genomic segment from Lycium barbarum isolate Lr01 chromosome 12, ASM1917538v2, whole genome shotgun sequence containing:
- the LOC132621676 gene encoding uncharacterized protein LOC132621676 — protein: MTRISFQPYSFSSSLIKSLSEMPHNVQYLLDLRYVIEVSQRLMVQGYSGHASYKGGLDVARKVLKSESIRLLYRGFSLSVLTYSPSSAVWWASYGSSQRFIWSRLLDNGTEHGGPSPSQRKIVAVQAAGGIIAGATASCITTPLDTIKTRLQVMRHDKRPTARQVVKQLIVEDGWTGFYRGLGPRFVSVVTSMILAYEPPDDSSCSRVFILLPYSFGAGDI